Proteins encoded within one genomic window of Actinoplanes octamycinicus:
- the rnhA gene encoding ribonuclease HI — translation MAERTRVVEIYTDGACVPNPGPGGWGAVLRWGAAEKDLCGGEATPTTNNRMELTAPIRALESLTRAPLVVDIYTDSVYVRDGITKWIRGWRANGWQTSARQPVKNVDLWQRLDAAVRRHEVRWHWVKGHAGHPENERADRLAARGLQEALAAAKL, via the coding sequence ATGGCGGAGCGGACCCGGGTCGTGGAGATCTACACCGACGGGGCCTGCGTGCCGAACCCGGGACCGGGCGGCTGGGGCGCGGTGCTGCGCTGGGGCGCCGCGGAGAAGGATCTGTGCGGCGGCGAGGCCACCCCGACCACCAACAACCGGATGGAGCTGACCGCCCCGATCCGCGCGCTGGAGTCGCTGACCCGGGCGCCGCTGGTGGTCGACATCTACACCGACAGCGTCTACGTGCGGGACGGGATCACCAAGTGGATCCGCGGCTGGCGGGCCAACGGCTGGCAGACCTCGGCCCGGCAGCCGGTCAAGAACGTGGACCTGTGGCAGCGGCTGGACGCCGCGGTCCGCCGGCACGAGGTGCGCTGGCACTGGGTGAAGGGCCACGCCGGGCACCCGGAGAACGAGCGGGCCGACCGGCTGGCCGCCCGTGGGCTGCAGGAGGCGCTGGCCGCCGCCAAGCTCTGA
- a CDS encoding ABC transporter ATP-binding protein, translating to MEIRDVVVRYGDTTAVKGVSLSAPRGRVLALLGHNGAGKTSLLQVCEGFRSPDAGTARVLGMDPIAEHDALMPRLGIMLQSGGVYPWAAAGEILRLFASFAAHPLDPEMLLDRLGLRKFEKTRFRRLSGGEQQRLSLAVALVGRPELVFLDEPTAGMDTEARHTTWQLIEELRADGVSVLLTTHLLDEAERLADDVVIMRSGEVAATGTPAELTAAAGIDLLEVRADPGLDLTGLTALHQVTETSPGEYAITGALDTRALADVLGWFAAADAHVTAVSSRRRTLEDVYLSLTSQHTVGAAQ from the coding sequence GTGGAGATACGTGACGTCGTGGTGCGTTACGGCGACACGACGGCCGTCAAGGGGGTGTCGCTCAGCGCCCCGCGCGGGCGGGTGCTCGCCCTGCTCGGGCACAACGGCGCCGGCAAGACCAGCCTGCTCCAGGTCTGCGAGGGCTTCCGGAGCCCGGACGCCGGCACCGCCCGGGTCCTCGGCATGGACCCGATCGCCGAGCACGACGCGCTGATGCCGCGCCTGGGCATCATGCTGCAGTCCGGCGGCGTCTACCCGTGGGCCGCGGCCGGCGAGATCCTCCGGCTGTTCGCCTCTTTCGCGGCCCACCCGCTGGACCCGGAGATGCTGCTGGACCGGCTCGGCCTGCGGAAATTCGAGAAGACCCGGTTCCGCCGGCTCTCCGGCGGCGAGCAGCAGCGGCTCAGCCTGGCGGTCGCCCTGGTCGGCCGCCCCGAGCTGGTCTTCCTCGACGAGCCGACGGCCGGCATGGACACCGAGGCCCGGCACACCACCTGGCAGCTGATCGAGGAGCTGCGCGCCGACGGCGTCTCGGTGCTGCTCACCACCCACCTGCTGGACGAGGCCGAGCGGCTCGCCGACGACGTGGTGATCATGCGGTCCGGCGAGGTGGCGGCCACCGGTACGCCGGCCGAGCTGACCGCCGCGGCCGGCATCGACCTGCTCGAGGTGCGCGCCGACCCGGGCCTCGACCTGACCGGGCTGACGGCCCTGCACCAGGTCACCGAGACCTCCCCGGGGGAGTACGCGATCACCGGCGCCCTGGACACCCGGGCGCTCGCCGACGTGCTCGGCTGGTTCGCCGCCGCCGACGCGCACGTCACCGCGGTGAGCAGCCGCCGCCGCACCCTGGAAGACGTCTACCTGTCCCTGACCTCGCAGCACACCGTGGGAGCCGCCCAGTGA
- a CDS encoding TIGR03086 family metal-binding protein gives MHTITEDLRPLHAAAVRATVDLVARATPADLGKPTPCAGWDLAALLAHMTAQHHGFAAAARGRGSDETVWAPGPLGDDFISRYADAVTDVLDAFAVPDLLDRPFVLPEFGTDRPFPGRLAVTFHLVDYVVHGWDVATALGLPYHPAPEIVAATLPIARAVPDDENRLAPGAAFAPARPVPPGADPLTEILLLLGRRP, from the coding sequence ATGCATACGATTACCGAGGATCTCCGCCCGCTGCACGCCGCGGCGGTCCGCGCCACCGTCGACCTGGTCGCCCGGGCGACTCCGGCGGACCTGGGCAAGCCCACCCCGTGCGCCGGTTGGGACCTGGCCGCCCTGCTCGCCCACATGACCGCCCAGCACCACGGCTTCGCCGCGGCAGCCCGGGGCCGCGGCAGCGACGAGACCGTGTGGGCGCCGGGTCCGCTCGGCGACGACTTCATCTCCCGGTACGCCGACGCCGTCACCGACGTCCTCGACGCCTTCGCCGTCCCGGATCTGCTCGACCGCCCGTTCGTGCTGCCCGAGTTCGGCACCGACCGGCCGTTCCCCGGCCGCCTCGCGGTGACCTTCCACCTGGTCGACTACGTCGTGCACGGCTGGGACGTCGCCACCGCCCTGGGCCTGCCCTACCACCCGGCCCCGGAGATCGTGGCCGCCACGCTCCCGATCGCCCGGGCCGTCCCCGACGACGAGAACCGGCTGGCCCCGGGCGCCGCCTTCGCCCCGGCCCGGCCGGTCCCGCCCGGCGCCGACCCGCTCACCGAGATCCTGCTGCTCCTCGGCCGCCGCCCTTGA
- a CDS encoding MarR family winged helix-turn-helix transcriptional regulator: MERDDLGAMMARLGRRLIAMEQPILARHGVSMWAYAVLNALAGGSVRTQAALAASIGADKTRLIPILDDLQRRALIEREPDPADRRVRLLGLTAQGRAVHLAVQTEIRSAEAALLGDLPPADRDAFLRTLNALSQRAGG; this comes from the coding sequence GTGGAGCGGGACGATCTCGGGGCGATGATGGCCCGGCTGGGGCGGCGGCTGATCGCCATGGAGCAGCCGATCCTGGCCCGGCACGGGGTGTCGATGTGGGCCTACGCGGTGCTGAACGCGCTGGCCGGCGGGTCGGTGCGGACCCAGGCCGCGCTGGCCGCGAGCATCGGCGCGGACAAGACCCGGCTCATCCCGATCCTGGACGACCTGCAGCGCCGCGCGCTGATCGAGCGCGAGCCGGACCCGGCCGACCGGCGCGTCCGGCTGCTCGGGCTGACCGCTCAGGGCCGCGCCGTGCACCTCGCGGTGCAGACCGAGATCCGCTCGGCGGAGGCAGCGCTGCTCGGTGACCTGCCGCCGGCGGATCGGGACGCCTTCTTGCGTACGCTCAACGCCCTGTCCCAGCGAGCCGGCGGCTGA
- a CDS encoding ABC transporter permease, which translates to MSAGTFAPAPGRAPMRTVIGKQIRMELLLTARRGEAVVLAMGVPLLVLLGAGLTHVTNLPTDDRLGFVVPGVLALTVMSTAFTGQAITTGYERSYGVLKRLGASPLTRPGLLLAKTAAVLVQIVLQVLFLGLVGVLVGWRPELSQLLPAAGVTVLAAAGYSGLALLLASVLKPETTTGAATLIYVLMLSVGGIMFAAPDLGAAGWFLLPLAAHAQALRDTLLDGGSIPLSIWLALATWAVVWPAAAARSFRWE; encoded by the coding sequence GTGAGCGCCGGAACCTTCGCCCCGGCGCCCGGCCGGGCCCCGATGCGCACCGTCATCGGCAAGCAGATCCGGATGGAGCTGCTGCTCACCGCCCGGCGGGGCGAGGCCGTGGTGCTGGCCATGGGCGTGCCGCTGCTGGTCCTGCTCGGCGCCGGCCTGACCCACGTCACCAACCTGCCCACCGACGACCGGCTGGGTTTCGTGGTGCCCGGGGTGCTCGCGCTGACCGTGATGTCCACCGCGTTCACCGGCCAGGCGATCACCACGGGGTACGAGCGCAGTTACGGCGTCCTGAAACGGCTCGGCGCCTCCCCGCTCACCCGCCCCGGCCTGCTGCTCGCCAAGACCGCCGCGGTCCTGGTCCAGATCGTCCTGCAGGTGCTCTTCCTGGGCCTGGTCGGCGTGCTGGTCGGCTGGCGGCCGGAGCTGAGCCAGCTGCTGCCCGCCGCCGGGGTCACCGTGCTGGCCGCGGCCGGATACAGCGGGCTGGCGCTGCTGCTGGCCAGCGTGCTCAAGCCGGAGACCACGACCGGCGCGGCCACCCTGATCTACGTGCTGATGCTCTCGGTCGGCGGGATCATGTTCGCGGCGCCGGACCTGGGCGCGGCCGGCTGGTTCCTGCTGCCGCTCGCCGCGCACGCCCAGGCGCTGCGGGACACCCTGCTGGACGGCGGCAGCATCCCGCTGTCGATCTGGCTGGCCCTGGCCACCTGGGCGGTGGTCTGGCCGGCCGCCGCCGCCCGGAGCTTCCGCTGGGAGTGA